One region of Streptococcus salivarius genomic DNA includes:
- the gshAB gene encoding bifunctional glutamate--cysteine ligase GshA/glutathione synthetase GshB: MTINQLLQKLEPTSPILQANFGIERESLRVDRQGKLAHTPHPSCLGARSFHPYIQTDFCEFQMELITPVAKSTTEARRFLGAITDVAGRSISKDELLWPLSMPPRIKAQEIQVAQLENEFERHYRNYLAEKYGTKLQAISGIHYNMELGKDLVEALFKESNQTDMIAFKNALYLKLAQNYLRYRWVITYLFGAAPIAEQGFFDQEVPEPVRSFRNSDHGYVNKEEIQVSFASLEDYVSAIENYIEQGDLIAEKEFYSAVRFRGQKVNRSFLDKGITYLEFRNFDLNPFERIGISQTTMDTVHLLLLAFLWMDAPENVDQALAQGHALNEKIALSHPLEPLPSEAETQNITTALDQLVQHFGLGDYHQGLVKQVKDAFADPSHTLAAQLLSYIKDKSLADFALDKALAYHDYDWTAHYALKGYEEMELSTQMLLFDAIQKGIHFEILDEQDQFLKLWHKDHVEYVKNGNMTSKDNYVVPLAMANKTVTKKILADAGFPVPAGDEFTSLEQGLAYYPLIKDKQIVVKPKSTNFGLGISIFQEPASLDNYKKALEIAFAEDTAVLVEEFIPGTEYRFFILDGRCEAVLLRVAANVVGDGKHTIRELVAQKNANPLRGRDHRSPLEIIALGDIEQLMLTQQGYTPDDILPEGKKVNLRRNSNISTGGDSIDVTETMDSSYQELAAAMATSMGAWACGVDLIIPDETQPASKENPHCTCIELNFNPSMYMHTYCAEGPGQAITSKILDKLFPEVATNQN; encoded by the coding sequence ATGACTATAAATCAACTGCTTCAAAAGCTGGAGCCTACCAGCCCTATCCTTCAAGCTAACTTTGGAATTGAACGCGAAAGTCTTCGTGTCGATAGACAGGGAAAATTAGCACATACGCCTCACCCTTCTTGCCTAGGAGCTCGAAGTTTCCACCCTTATATTCAAACAGATTTTTGTGAGTTTCAAATGGAGCTCATCACACCAGTTGCTAAATCTACCACTGAGGCCCGTCGTTTTCTTGGAGCCATTACCGATGTAGCTGGACGTTCCATCAGTAAAGATGAACTTCTCTGGCCCTTGTCCATGCCACCTCGTATCAAGGCCCAAGAAATCCAAGTTGCCCAACTGGAAAATGAATTCGAACGCCATTATCGTAACTACTTGGCTGAAAAATACGGAACTAAACTACAAGCTATCTCAGGTATCCACTATAATATGGAACTTGGGAAAGATTTGGTTGAGGCCCTATTCAAAGAAAGCAACCAGACTGATATGATTGCTTTCAAGAACGCCCTCTATCTCAAGCTGGCTCAGAACTATTTGCGCTACCGTTGGGTGATTACCTATCTCTTTGGTGCTGCACCTATTGCTGAGCAAGGTTTCTTCGACCAAGAAGTGCCAGAACCCGTTCGTTCCTTCCGTAACAGTGACCATGGTTATGTCAATAAGGAAGAAATCCAAGTATCTTTTGCAAGCCTAGAAGATTATGTCTCTGCCATCGAAAACTATATCGAACAAGGAGATTTGATTGCGGAGAAGGAATTTTACTCAGCTGTTCGTTTCCGTGGACAAAAAGTTAATCGCTCCTTCCTTGACAAGGGAATCACCTATCTGGAATTCCGTAACTTCGACCTCAACCCCTTTGAGCGTATCGGTATTAGCCAAACTACCATGGATACCGTACACCTGCTTCTCCTAGCCTTCCTCTGGATGGATGCCCCTGAAAATGTCGATCAGGCTCTGGCTCAAGGTCACGCGTTGAATGAAAAAATCGCCCTCTCTCATCCTTTAGAGCCTCTACCTTCTGAAGCTGAAACTCAGAACATTACGACGGCTCTGGACCAACTGGTGCAACATTTTGGACTAGGTGACTATCATCAAGGTTTGGTCAAACAAGTTAAAGATGCCTTTGCTGATCCTAGTCATACACTAGCAGCCCAACTCTTATCTTATATCAAAGACAAGTCTCTTGCTGACTTTGCCCTTGACAAGGCTCTTGCCTATCATGATTATGACTGGACTGCCCACTATGCTCTTAAGGGTTATGAGGAGATGGAACTTTCTACTCAGATGCTACTCTTTGATGCCATTCAAAAAGGAATCCATTTTGAAATCCTAGATGAGCAGGATCAATTCCTTAAACTCTGGCATAAAGATCATGTTGAGTACGTCAAAAATGGTAACATGACCTCAAAAGACAACTATGTAGTACCTCTTGCCATGGCTAATAAAACCGTGACCAAAAAAATCCTGGCTGACGCTGGTTTCCCTGTTCCTGCTGGCGACGAATTTACCAGTCTGGAGCAAGGTCTAGCCTACTATCCTCTTATCAAGGACAAGCAAATTGTAGTTAAACCAAAATCAACCAACTTTGGTCTGGGCATTTCCATTTTCCAAGAGCCTGCCAGCCTTGATAACTATAAGAAAGCCCTCGAGATTGCCTTTGCAGAAGATACAGCTGTTCTTGTTGAAGAATTTATCCCAGGAACCGAATACCGTTTCTTTATCTTGGATGGACGTTGTGAGGCTGTACTCCTTCGTGTCGCTGCCAATGTTGTCGGTGATGGCAAACACACCATTCGTGAATTGGTCGCTCAGAAAAATGCCAATCCATTGCGAGGACGTGATCACCGCTCACCACTTGAAATCATTGCGCTTGGAGACATTGAACAACTGATGTTAACGCAACAGGGTTATACCCCTGATGATATTCTCCCAGAAGGGAAAAAGGTCAATCTACGTCGTAACTCAAACATTTCTACGGGTGGTGACTCTATTGATGTCACTGAGACCATGGATTCCTCTTACCAAGAACTAGCTGCAGCTATGGCAACTAGTATGGGAGCTTGGGCTTGTGGGGTTGACCTCATTATTCCAGATGAAACCCAACCTGCTAGCAAAGAAAACCCTCATTGCACCTGCATCGAGCTCAACTTTAACCCTTCTATGTATATGCACACCTACTGTGCTGAAGGACCTGGACAGGCTATCACTTCAAAAATCTTAGACAAGCTTTTTCCAGAAGTTGCCACAAATCAAAACTAA